Proteins encoded by one window of uncultured Bacteroides sp.:
- a CDS encoding septum formation initiator family protein has protein sequence MIKLLTIWNFIRKHKYWITVLIFVTIIGFLDENSMVRRVSNIRKINKLHESIKEYQTDYNKNTKRLNELTTNPRSIEKVAREKYLMKKPNEDIYVIQDEKTEEEPQK, from the coding sequence ATGATTAAACTTCTTACTATCTGGAACTTTATCAGGAAGCATAAATACTGGATCACAGTACTTATCTTTGTGACTATCATTGGTTTTCTTGATGAGAACAGTATGGTGCGTCGTGTTTCAAATATCCGGAAGATAAACAAGCTTCACGAGAGTATAAAAGAATATCAGACGGATTATAACAAAAACACAAAACGACTAAACGAACTGACAACTAATCCACGTTCTATTGAAAAAGTGGCACGGGAAAAGTATTTAATGAAGAAACCCAACGAAGACATTTATGTCATTCAAGATGAAAAGACAGAAGAGGAACCTCAAAAATGA